A single Drosophila miranda strain MSH22 chromosome XR, D.miranda_PacBio2.1, whole genome shotgun sequence DNA region contains:
- the LOC108151575 gene encoding uncharacterized protein LOC108151575 produces MFTACQVAFFAGCLALALSCVQAQFFYHQALGLPSTHSFEPANPYQGYATADAHPSVVRNAQWESELPAELSKSARFYNDPVVAANLAKASLLTTKEMAVVHREAEKIPRDQVYKLFKNAGWLSRR; encoded by the coding sequence ATGTTTACTGCCTGCCAAGTTGCGTTCTTCGCTGGATGCCTCGCTTTGGCTTTGAGCTGCGTCCAGGCTCAGTTTTTCTACCATCAGGCATTGGGTCTGCCTTCGACACACTCGTTTGAGCCGGCAAATCCGTATCAGGGATATGCCACGGCCGATGCCCACCCCTCAGTGGTGCGCAACGCTCAATGGGAGTCGGAGCTTCCTGCCGAGCTGTCCAAGAGTGCGCGATTCTACAATGATCCTGTCGTAGCCGCCAATCTGGCCAAGGCGTCGCTCCTCACCACAAAGGAAATGGCTGTAGTGCATCGCGAGGCGGAGAAAATTCCACGGGATCAGGTCTATAAACTATTCAAAAACGCCGGCTGGCTGAGTCGCAGATAG
- the LOC108151574 gene encoding N-acetylgalactosamine kinase, with the protein MTANGNGTGDILGPGIEIVAQQKLQPDAKMYGRMQRLGAFFKEQFGAEPDFFVRVPGRVNIIGEHVDYCGYSVLPMAVTQSIVLAVGSNPTELHQLQLRNLDQANFQNFQCDLKSLSVELPLPGGPAWYKYFMCGVRGIEEHLGRKKFSPIGMRIAVDGNVPLAAGLSSSSAMVSSAVLATAYVQGMKLDRKELASISAKCEQYIGTHSGGMDQAIAYLGREGCAHHIEFHPQLNGTPVILPAGKCFVVANSLAQKNKAASSDYNERVVECRLATRWLARHKNLSNWQEIIRFIDLEEACGMNNETFESFIKEKLTKLVYTRADICQEWGITEQELETKYLTANTQHMQQFKLRQRALHVIQESGRVVKFRKICEQLALHASEEDIKQLGLLMRQSHESLRELYECSHPDVERLIAISEKQNVSARVTGAGWGGCIVAMCDSQEDAAKYIKALKRDYYSQLPPHLLERHQPNDFNEVVFATLPGNGAELFVP; encoded by the exons ATGACTGCCAATGGGAATGGAACTGGTGACATTCTGGGTCCCGGGATCGAGATCGTTGCCCAACAGAAGCTTCAGCCAGATGCAAAAATGTATGGCCGCATGCAAAGACTGGGCGCCTTTTTCAAGGAACAGTTTGGAGCAGAGCCGGATTTCTTTGTTCGCGTGCCCGGACG GGTCAACATCATAGGCGAGCATGTGGACTATTGCGGCTACTCCGTGCTTCCCATGGCCGTTACCCAAAGCATTGTGCTGGCAGTGGGAAGTAATCCCACAGAGCTGCATCAATTGCAGCTGCGCAATCTGGACCAGGCCAATTTCCAGAACTTTCAGTGTGACTTGAAAAGCCTCAG CGTTGAACTTCCACTACCTGGCGGCCCGGCATGGTATAAATACTTCATGTGTGGCGTCAGAGGAATTGAAGAACATCTTGGCAGGAAGAAATTTAGTCCCATCGGAATGCGCATTGCAGTCGACGGAAACGTTCCTCTGGCTGCTGGTCTATCCAGTTCCAGTGCCATGGTCAGCTCTGCTGTTCTGGCCACAGCGTATGTCCAGGGCATGAAGCTGGATCGCAAGGAGCTGGCGTCCATTTCAGCTAAGTGTGAGCAGTACATTGGCACCCATAGCGGGGGCATGGACCAGGCCATTGCCTACTTGGGCCGGGAAGGCTGTGCCCATCACATCGAATTTCACCCACAGCTCAATGGAACCCCGGTGATCCTGCCGGCAGGCAAGTGTTTTGTGGTGGCCAACAGTTTGGCGCAGAAGAACAAGGCTGCCTCGTCGGACTACAATGAGCGGGTGGTGGAGTGCCGCCTTGCAACGCGTTGGCTGGCCAGGCACAAAAATCTAAGTAATTGGCAGGAAATCATCCGATTCATTGACCTGGAGGAGGCCTGTGGCATGAACAATGAGACGTTTGAGAGCTTTATTAAAGAGAAGCTGACTAAATTGGTTTATACGCGAGCCGATATCTGCCAGGAATGGGGAATTACagagcaggagctggagaccAAGTACCTCACGGCCAACACGCAGCACATGCAGCAGTTTAAACTGCGCCAGCGTGCCTTGCACGTTATTCAGG AATCTGGACGCGTGGTTAAATTCCGTAAGATTTGTGAGCAGTTGGCGCTACATGCCAGCGAGGAAGATATCAAGCAGTTGGGGTTGCTCATGCGACAATCTCACGAGAGCCTGCGCGAGCTCTATGAATGCTCGCATCCAGATGTCGAGCGTCTGATTGCCATATCCGAAAAGCAGAATGTCAGCGCTCGCGTTACAGGAGCCGG TTGGGGTGGCTGCATTGTGGCCATGTGCGATTCCCAGGAAGATGCTGCAAAGTATATAAAGGCTTTAAAGCGGGACTACTATTCTCAATTGCCGCCCCATCTCTTGGAGCGCCATCAGCCAAATGATTTCAACGAGGTTGTGTTTGCCACCCTCCCGGGCAATGGAGCCGAGCTTTTTGTGCCGTGA
- the LOC108152031 gene encoding vesicle transport protein USE1 isoform X2: protein MATKLNVNIRVMLNNCEELAKNEANFWRLQKFIKALDIMVAELQAMDDSRSARRISGYKERLQALKLTTGYTESTKIQTNEVEAAEVSLKEMQQIESTKNYNHMRKDLLEDGDALRRRRGVAEDASGSGSPSGSSNSPATEGNNLNEAVKYYNQKQEKITEHMLSLTRNLKEQTMTANRIIKRDTELVTKSSGMADRNINSLSKEVETLEQHSRSAYKCWAWMLFVFVFCTFVGMVFFMKIMKKKKT, encoded by the exons ATGGCCACGAAGCTAAATGTGAACATCCGCGTAATGCTGAACAACTGCGAGGAGCTGGCCAAGAACGAGGCTAACTTCTGGCGCTTGCAGAAGTTCATCAAAGCGCTGGACATAATGGTCGCCGAGCTGCAAGCCATGGACGACTCACGGAGTGCGCGCAGGATCTCCGGATACAAAGAGCGCCTCCAGGCCCTCAAGCTGACCACCGGCTACACGGAAAGTACGAAAATCCAAACGAACGAGGTCGAGGCTGCGGAAGTATCCCTGAAGGAGATGCAGCAGATCGAGAGCACGAAGAACTACAACCACATGCGAAAGGATCTACTGGAGG ATGGCGATGCCCTACGGCGACGACGTGGCGTTGCCGAGGACGcgagcggcagtggcagtccCAGCGGCAGCTCCAATAGTCCGGCCACCGAAGGCAACAACTTGAACGAGGCTGTCAAGTATTACAATCAGAAGCAGGAGAAAATCACAGAGCACATGCTCTCGCTGACGCGCAACCTCAAGGAACAGACGATGACGGCCAATCGCATTATAAAACGTGACACCGAATTGGTGACCAAATCCTCTGGCATGGCAGATCGCAACATCAATTCGCTCAGCAAGGAGGTCGAGACCCTAGAGCAGCACTCGCGCAGTGCCTACAAATGCTGGGCCTGGATGCTGTTTGTCTTTGTGTTCTGTACATTTGTAG GCATGGTGTTTTTCATGAAAATcatgaagaaaaagaaaacgtAG
- the LOC108152031 gene encoding vesicle transport protein USE1 isoform X1 — translation MATKLNVNIRVMLNNCEELAKNEANFWRLQKFIKALDIMVAELQAMDDSRSARRISGYKERLQALKLTTGYTESTKIQTNEVEAAEVSLKEMQQIESTKNYNHMRKDLLEVDGDALRRRRGVAEDASGSGSPSGSSNSPATEGNNLNEAVKYYNQKQEKITEHMLSLTRNLKEQTMTANRIIKRDTELVTKSSGMADRNINSLSKEVETLEQHSRSAYKCWAWMLFVFVFCTFVGMVFFMKIMKKKKT, via the exons ATGGCCACGAAGCTAAATGTGAACATCCGCGTAATGCTGAACAACTGCGAGGAGCTGGCCAAGAACGAGGCTAACTTCTGGCGCTTGCAGAAGTTCATCAAAGCGCTGGACATAATGGTCGCCGAGCTGCAAGCCATGGACGACTCACGGAGTGCGCGCAGGATCTCCGGATACAAAGAGCGCCTCCAGGCCCTCAAGCTGACCACCGGCTACACGGAAAGTACGAAAATCCAAACGAACGAGGTCGAGGCTGCGGAAGTATCCCTGAAGGAGATGCAGCAGATCGAGAGCACGAAGAACTACAACCACATGCGAAAGGATCTACTGGAGG TAGATGGCGATGCCCTACGGCGACGACGTGGCGTTGCCGAGGACGcgagcggcagtggcagtccCAGCGGCAGCTCCAATAGTCCGGCCACCGAAGGCAACAACTTGAACGAGGCTGTCAAGTATTACAATCAGAAGCAGGAGAAAATCACAGAGCACATGCTCTCGCTGACGCGCAACCTCAAGGAACAGACGATGACGGCCAATCGCATTATAAAACGTGACACCGAATTGGTGACCAAATCCTCTGGCATGGCAGATCGCAACATCAATTCGCTCAGCAAGGAGGTCGAGACCCTAGAGCAGCACTCGCGCAGTGCCTACAAATGCTGGGCCTGGATGCTGTTTGTCTTTGTGTTCTGTACATTTGTAG GCATGGTGTTTTTCATGAAAATcatgaagaaaaagaaaacgtAG
- the LOC108152032 gene encoding dihydropteridine reductase: protein MSAGRVVIYGGKGALGSACVEHFKANNYWVGSIDLSENDKADVSIVVPRDGSWSEQEATVVGKVGEAIAGEKLDAVICVAGGWAGGNAKKDLAKNADLMWKQSVWTSSISAAVAAQHLKEGGLLALTGAKPALEGTPGMIGYGMAKAAVHQLTRSLAGSNSGLPSGSLVVSILPVTLDTPMNRKWMPDADFSTWTPLKEVAGLFLNWTQAQERPKTGSLLQLITKCDITELIAAE from the exons ATGTCCGCAGGCCGAGTCGTCATCTATGGTGGCAAGGGGGCACTGGGCTCCGCATGTGTCGAACACTTCAAAGCCAACAACTAC TGGGTCGGCAGCATTGACTTGAGCGAAAACGACAAGGCCGACGTGAGCATTGTGGTGCCACGCGATGGCAGCTGGTCGGAGCAGGAGGCCACTGTGGTGGGTAAAGTGGGAGAAGCAATCGCTGGGGAGAAGCTGGATGCCGTGATCTGCGTGGCCGGTGGCTGGGCTGGCGGCAATGCCAAGAAGGATCTGGCCAAGAACGCCGATCTCATGTGGAAGCAGAGCGTGTGGACATCGAGCATCTCGGCGGCCGTTGCCGCTCAGCATTTGAAGGAGGGCGGGCTCTTGGCCCTTACCGGGGCCAAGCCTGCATTGGAGGGCACTCCTGGAATGATTGGCTACGGTATGGCCAAGGCGGCTGTCCATCAGCTGACACGTTCGCTTGCTGGCTCGAATTCTGGTCTGCCAAGCGGCTCCCTGGTCGTCTCCATTCTCCCTGTGACCTTGGACACGCCCATGAACCGCAAATGGATGCCAGACGCAGACTTTAGCACTTGGACACCCCTCAAGGAGGTGGCCGGTCTGTTCTTAAACTGGACCCAGGCCCAGGAGCGCCCCAAGACGGGCTCCCTGCTGCAGCTAATAACCAAGTGCGACATTACCGAGCTGATAGCCGCAGAGTAG